In Nerophis lumbriciformis linkage group LG12, RoL_Nlum_v2.1, whole genome shotgun sequence, a single genomic region encodes these proteins:
- the fam222aa gene encoding protein FAM222A, whose amino-acid sequence MLACLQRRQNPPPQHPVCVSKSLEPPQSLGRKCELAVPTHSPRYPTAAELDTYAQKTANSPLSIKIFPTNIRVPQHKHLNRTVNGYDTTGQRYSPYPHLHTGGYHGLLAIVKSSSSSSLSSTFVPSKGVLKNSEGRRTKLSPAHIAVAPYPPSSSTLLSGPSQMGYHTGPTKPPEGPGLSVPPNVTVAGSVIPVAGGRGLALPAQSNLPSIQSIIYQINQHCQAQALQQVCQGAPPSNSSPSKQGTTVMGVSSSSSGGGYVVGMGPQPNMVYTGPAMPPQNAEGLKNGVYADSMDYILWQKQQQHHQHQQQQAMLRMYSGGSGGGGAISKSPESCIPVGGIMAGQVSSSRPYHMTASASGGGGMDKVSSSPLNCVGMHGNFSVGQYFAPPWNSVLVTPDSDCYNPQELLACSTGGSVTGHREVGYPHHPYHHHHHHHHHPAIDSGGRLCCSLPSKGMCNTSVLSSSLQSLEYLINDIHPPCIKEQMLGKGYETVSVPRLLDHQHAHIRLPVYR is encoded by the coding sequence GTGAGCTGGCGGTGCCCACACATTCCCCCCGCTACCCCACCGCGGCGGAACTCGACACCTACGCTCAGAAGACGGCCAACAGCCCTCTGTCTATCAAGATCTTCCCCACCAACATCAGGGTTCCCCAGCACAAGCACCTTAACCGGACTGTGAACGGATATGACACCACAGGCCAGCGCTACAGCCCCTACCCACACCTCCACACTGGGGGCTACCACGGCCTGCTCGCCATTGTCAAGTCCTCTTCCTCCTCATCATTATCATCCACTTTTGTCCCATCTAAAGGTGTTCTTAAGAACTCGGAAGGCAGACGGACTAAATTGTCTCCAGCCCACATTGCGGTCGCTCCTTACCCACCCAGTAGTAGCACTTTACTCAGTGGTCCCAGTCAGATGGGGTACCACACGGGGCCCACTAAGCCTCCAGAGGGACCCGGGCTGTCAGTCCCCCCAAACGTCACTGTAGCTGGCTCGGTGATTCCTGTTGCGGGTGGGCGTGGCCTAGCCCTCCCGGCGCAGTCCAACCTCCCGTCTATCCAGAGCATCATTTACCAGATCAACCAGCATTGCCAAGCCCAGGCTTTGCAGCAGGTGTGTCAGGGGGCACCACCTTCCAATTCCAGCCCCTCCAAGCAGGGCACAACAGTCATGGGGGTCTCCTCCAGCTCCTCAGGTGGAGGTTATGTCGTGGGAATGGGCCCACAGCCCAACATGGTGTACACAGGTCCGGCGATGCCGCCTCAGAACGCGGAGGGGCTGAAGAACGGGGTGTACGCGGACAGCATGGACTACATCCTCTGGCAGAAGCAGCAGCAACATCATCAGCATCAGCAGCAACAGGCCATGTTGAGAATGTACAGCGGGGGAAgcggagggggcggagctatcaGCAAGTCCCCTGAAAGCTGCATTCCGGTCGGCGGAATCATGGCGGGGCAAGTCTCCTCATCCAGACCCTACCACATGACGGCAAGTGCCAGCGGCGGAGGCGGCATGGACAAAGTCAGCTCCTCGCCTTTGAACTGCGTGGGCATGCACGGGAATTTTTCAGTGGGTCAGTACTTCGCCCCGCCGTGGAACAGTGTCCTGGTGACACCCGACAGTGACTGCTACAACCCCCAGGAGCTTCTAGCCTGCTCCACGGGCGGGTCGGTCACAGGGCACAGAGAAGTGGGCTACCCGCACCATCCctatcaccaccaccaccaccaccaccatcacccCGCCATCGACAGCGGCGGGCGCCTGTGCTGCAGCCTGCCCAGCAAGGGCATGTGCAACACGTCCGTGCTGAGCAGCAGCTTGCAGTCTCTGGAATACCTGATTAACGACATCCACCCACCCTGCATAAAGGAGCAGATGCTTGGCAAAGGCTACGAGACGGTGTCGGTGCCGCGCCTGCTCGACCACCAGCACGCACACATCCGCCTCCCCGTTTACAGATAG